One region of Arthrobacter sp. StoSoilB22 genomic DNA includes:
- a CDS encoding APC family permease yields MSNSRALARRLGTFDASLIGLGSMIGAGVFAAFTPAAAAAGSGLLIGLVVAAFVAFCNATSSAQLAAAYPTSGGTYVYGRERLGPWPGFLAGWGFVIGKTASAAAMAMTFAAYAAPQGWECPVAIAAVVVLTAVNYHGVTRTAGLTRVLVVAVLAALTIAIAAVWGGSGPDFGSFVGDGLLASGWYGILQSAGLLFFAFAGYARIATMGEEVREPKRTIPRAISIALGITILIYAVIAVTLLAALGPDGVAATPTPLADAVNAGTLAWAAPVVRVGAAVASLGALLALIAGLGRTSLAMAREHDLPPWLSAVHPRYKVPHRAEMALAAVICIIIAVADLRGAIGFSSFGVLLYYLVANIAAYTQPAEDRRYPKFLQVAGAVACVVLVATLPPISAGVGVLMFAVGIVYRLVRLRLSRSAR; encoded by the coding sequence GTGAGCAACTCTCGGGCTTTGGCGCGCCGACTAGGCACGTTCGACGCATCGCTGATTGGGCTGGGGTCCATGATCGGTGCAGGTGTTTTCGCGGCGTTCACCCCAGCCGCCGCAGCCGCGGGATCAGGGCTGCTCATCGGTTTGGTGGTGGCTGCCTTCGTGGCCTTCTGCAATGCCACGTCGTCAGCTCAGCTCGCTGCTGCCTACCCAACATCCGGCGGCACGTACGTCTATGGTCGTGAACGACTCGGCCCGTGGCCCGGGTTCCTGGCCGGATGGGGATTCGTCATTGGCAAGACGGCGAGTGCCGCAGCCATGGCCATGACCTTCGCCGCCTATGCCGCACCCCAAGGTTGGGAGTGCCCGGTGGCGATTGCCGCCGTCGTGGTTTTAACTGCGGTGAACTATCACGGGGTGACCCGCACCGCCGGGCTGACGCGTGTGCTGGTGGTCGCTGTGCTTGCTGCTCTGACGATTGCAATCGCTGCTGTGTGGGGTGGCTCAGGTCCTGACTTTGGCAGCTTTGTGGGCGACGGACTGTTGGCCAGCGGCTGGTACGGGATTCTGCAATCGGCGGGGCTACTGTTCTTCGCGTTTGCCGGGTACGCACGGATTGCGACGATGGGCGAAGAAGTACGCGAACCCAAGCGCACTATTCCACGGGCGATCAGCATTGCCTTGGGTATCACCATCCTCATCTACGCCGTCATAGCAGTGACCTTGCTCGCGGCCCTTGGCCCCGACGGGGTGGCTGCCACGCCAACGCCGTTGGCCGATGCTGTGAATGCCGGTACCTTGGCATGGGCTGCACCCGTGGTACGCGTCGGTGCCGCCGTGGCGTCGCTGGGTGCGCTATTGGCCCTCATCGCAGGCCTCGGACGGACGAGCCTGGCCATGGCCCGGGAACACGACCTGCCCCCTTGGCTCTCCGCAGTGCACCCTCGGTATAAGGTCCCGCATCGTGCGGAGATGGCGCTGGCCGCGGTGATCTGCATCATCATCGCAGTGGCCGATCTTCGCGGGGCCATCGGCTTCTCGTCATTCGGAGTTCTGCTGTACTACTTGGTGGCCAACATCGCCGCCTACACCCAGCCAGCAGAAGACCGCCGATATCCGAAGTTCCTGCAGGTTGCGGGAGCGGTTGCCTGCGTGGTTCTCGTTGCCACGCTGCCGCCGATATCTGCCGGCGTGGGTGTGTTGATGTTCGCGGTTGGGATCGTCTATCGCTTGGTGCGTTTGCGGCTTAGCCGTTCAGCCCGCTAA
- a CDS encoding plasmid pRiA4b ORF-3 family protein — MESSTNVPAVELRISISETEPLIWRQLVLPETATVAELHGAIQCAFGWKDSHLYAIAGHDRAGKKRIIMAVDDGDLPAGSEVAAGVRLLELFDAKVPGRSDLEYDYDFGDNWTHEIDVVGPAVLEGNAITCTGGAMRGPLEDSGGVHGYANVVAVVSNPKHPEHQEAVEWLEFVTQESLAKFDPIAFDINDANDQLRLLARRLWPGNVSDEEVEFVLGPVLWFLNQAGPDGLPLTGAGYLKPAVVKRAMTELEWIEPWNANVSTESHAAPVRVVRERLQEWKLLRKNKDRLLLTPAARKLIKRPTMLWHYVADRLASPGHEGVKLATQLAVHWELTGSKPPWKLVDEVVQLALHDRGLRTTTGADIPLDWARGLRVDVQQSLICLRLWGSTKWGSGELELSDAGIKFLLDVQSRLQD; from the coding sequence ATGGAATCATCCACAAATGTCCCGGCCGTCGAGCTGCGTATTTCCATCAGTGAGACTGAGCCGCTGATCTGGCGGCAGCTCGTCCTCCCCGAAACCGCCACGGTCGCTGAACTTCACGGGGCCATCCAGTGCGCGTTCGGCTGGAAGGATTCGCATCTCTACGCCATTGCGGGCCATGACCGCGCAGGTAAGAAGCGCATCATCATGGCGGTAGACGACGGCGATCTCCCCGCGGGTAGCGAGGTAGCGGCTGGCGTGCGGCTACTTGAGCTCTTTGACGCGAAGGTCCCCGGCCGGTCGGACCTCGAGTACGACTATGACTTCGGGGACAACTGGACCCACGAGATCGACGTGGTTGGGCCTGCCGTGCTTGAGGGCAATGCGATCACGTGCACCGGCGGCGCAATGCGGGGACCCCTGGAGGATTCCGGGGGAGTCCACGGCTACGCCAACGTGGTGGCAGTGGTTTCCAACCCCAAGCACCCTGAGCACCAGGAAGCTGTTGAGTGGCTCGAGTTCGTGACCCAGGAGAGCCTGGCAAAGTTCGATCCGATCGCTTTTGACATCAACGACGCGAACGATCAACTGCGACTATTGGCTCGTCGGTTGTGGCCGGGGAACGTTTCCGATGAAGAGGTGGAGTTCGTCCTGGGCCCCGTCCTTTGGTTCCTCAACCAGGCCGGCCCAGATGGATTACCTCTGACAGGGGCGGGCTATCTCAAACCCGCAGTCGTTAAGCGTGCAATGACGGAACTCGAGTGGATCGAACCCTGGAATGCGAACGTCTCCACAGAAAGCCACGCAGCACCTGTCCGCGTCGTCCGCGAACGGCTTCAGGAGTGGAAACTCCTTCGCAAGAATAAGGACAGACTGCTCCTAACACCGGCAGCCAGAAAGCTCATCAAAAGGCCGACCATGCTTTGGCACTATGTGGCTGATCGATTAGCATCACCCGGACACGAGGGCGTAAAGCTCGCCACTCAGCTCGCGGTGCACTGGGAGCTTACGGGAAGCAAACCGCCTTGGAAACTGGTGGACGAGGTGGTGCAGCTCGCGCTCCACGATCGCGGCTTACGAACCACGACAGGTGCCGATATTCCGCTGGACTGGGCACGTGGCTTGAGGGTAGATGTCCAACAAAGCTTGATCTGCCTGAGGCTTTGGGGCTCCACCAAGTGGGGTTCAGGTGAGCTGGAACTATCCGATGCCGGCATCAAGTTCCTGCTCGACGTGCAGAGCCGCCTGCAGGACTAA
- a CDS encoding UDP-glucose/GDP-mannose dehydrogenase family protein, whose protein sequence is MKISVIGCGYLGAVHAATLASMGHTVVGIDVDSSKVEQLNKAIAPFHEPGLDELLKDGRTTGRLVFTTDFAAAADSQVHFLCVGTPQSKTSDTADLSYLMGATRSLLPHLPKGAAVVGKSTVPVGTVETLRAILARRSDVLLGWNPEFLRQGTAVKDSLVPDRLVYGVPGGKGAAAGAPVTAVLDAVYEPLISAGIPRLVCNFATAELIKSASNAFLATKVSFINAMAELCDASGADVSELSEAMGLDPRIGNRYLHAGLGFGGGCLPKDIRSFRAQARDLSVPSVDAWMGLVDSVNLNQRSRAVEVAREMCRGFLSGRTVTILGAAFKPDTDDIRDSPALDVAQQLADAGAHVTVTDPKAINNAWIRYPQIRFEASTKRALEGAELVLLLTEWDEYVSLSPSVTGSLVRRRMVLDARNVLDAEAWRRAGWTIRGLGTGASVIGAEGGAAKHADRKKHAAAKS, encoded by the coding sequence ATGAAGATCTCCGTGATCGGCTGCGGCTACCTCGGCGCAGTCCACGCTGCGACGCTCGCTTCGATGGGCCACACTGTGGTGGGCATCGACGTCGACTCTTCCAAGGTTGAGCAGCTCAACAAGGCGATTGCCCCGTTCCATGAACCCGGTTTGGACGAGCTCCTCAAGGACGGCCGTACCACGGGCCGCCTCGTGTTCACCACTGATTTCGCTGCAGCCGCAGATTCCCAGGTGCACTTCCTTTGCGTCGGTACCCCGCAGTCCAAGACCTCTGACACCGCGGATCTCTCCTACCTGATGGGCGCTACGAGGAGCCTCCTGCCGCACCTGCCTAAGGGTGCCGCCGTCGTCGGTAAATCAACGGTGCCGGTTGGCACGGTGGAGACGCTCCGCGCGATCCTGGCCCGTCGCTCGGACGTGCTGCTCGGCTGGAACCCGGAGTTCCTTCGGCAGGGCACGGCAGTGAAGGATTCGTTGGTGCCCGATCGTCTGGTTTACGGCGTCCCGGGCGGCAAGGGTGCCGCTGCCGGCGCCCCGGTTACTGCGGTGCTGGATGCGGTCTACGAACCTCTAATCAGCGCCGGCATCCCGCGGTTGGTCTGCAATTTCGCGACGGCGGAACTCATCAAATCGGCGTCGAACGCCTTCTTGGCCACGAAGGTCAGCTTCATCAACGCGATGGCAGAACTGTGCGACGCGTCCGGCGCTGACGTGAGCGAGCTCAGCGAGGCGATGGGCCTGGATCCGCGCATCGGCAACCGCTACCTGCACGCCGGACTCGGGTTCGGCGGCGGCTGCCTGCCCAAGGACATCAGGTCCTTCCGCGCACAGGCGCGCGATCTTTCCGTGCCGTCCGTGGATGCGTGGATGGGCTTGGTTGACTCGGTGAACCTGAACCAGCGCTCCCGCGCCGTTGAGGTGGCACGCGAGATGTGCCGTGGTTTCCTGTCCGGCCGGACGGTGACCATCCTTGGTGCGGCGTTCAAACCCGACACCGACGACATCCGTGACTCCCCCGCCCTGGACGTCGCCCAGCAACTAGCCGATGCCGGCGCGCACGTTACCGTCACCGACCCCAAGGCCATCAACAACGCCTGGATCCGCTACCCTCAAATCCGTTTCGAGGCCTCCACCAAACGTGCCCTGGAAGGCGCCGAGCTGGTGCTGCTGCTCACCGAATGGGACGAATACGTTTCGCTGTCGCCTTCAGTTACGGGGTCACTCGTACGACGCCGAATGGTGCTGGATGCTCGGAACGTACTGGACGCTGAGGCCTGGCGGCGTGCGGGGTGGACGATCCGAGGGCTGGGGACGGGCGCTTCAGTTATTGGTGCGGAGGGCGGCGCTGCCAAGCATGCGGACAGGAAGAAGCACGCCGCGGCTAAGTCATAG
- a CDS encoding glycosyltransferase family 1 protein — protein MRIAIVAESFLPLMNGVTHSILRVLEHLQERGDEVMVIAPSTSDTDVSSVEKGAYVHRLPSVPLAGYTNVRVALGGVNRVKRILADFSPDVVHLASPFVLGWRAVQAAHQLGIPTVAIYQTEVPSYAARYGVPFLENWAWNRVDNIHLLATRTLVPSTFALNQLRGRGILRVNMWRRGVDTARFNPKKRSTAWRSSVAPDGHRIIGYVGRLAVEKQVEDLAVLADLPNTKLVIVGDGPQKEALQAALPDAHFAGFLGGEGLAQAVAGFDLFVHPGEFETFCQTIQEAMASGVPVVATGRGGPLDLVENSRTGWLYEPGNLTQLRGYVQDLIGDDAKRRAFATAATASVQGRTWPVLSADLVRHYDEVISGVPSGTSGPSEFTSSKGPSS, from the coding sequence GTGAGGATCGCAATCGTCGCCGAATCATTCCTGCCACTGATGAATGGGGTAACCCACTCCATACTGCGGGTGCTGGAGCATCTTCAGGAGCGCGGGGATGAGGTGATGGTGATCGCGCCGTCGACGTCGGACACTGATGTTTCGAGCGTCGAGAAGGGTGCGTACGTGCACCGGCTGCCTTCTGTGCCGCTGGCCGGTTACACGAATGTGCGGGTTGCGTTGGGTGGTGTGAATCGGGTCAAGCGAATCCTTGCCGATTTCTCCCCCGACGTCGTTCATCTCGCTTCTCCTTTCGTCCTCGGCTGGCGCGCCGTGCAGGCCGCCCATCAGCTGGGCATCCCCACCGTGGCGATCTACCAAACGGAAGTTCCCAGCTACGCCGCCCGCTATGGCGTGCCGTTCCTGGAGAACTGGGCCTGGAACCGCGTGGATAACATCCACCTCCTGGCAACCCGAACCCTGGTGCCGTCAACGTTCGCGCTGAACCAGTTGCGCGGGCGCGGCATCCTGCGCGTGAACATGTGGCGTCGTGGTGTGGATACCGCGCGCTTCAACCCCAAGAAACGCTCGACGGCGTGGCGCAGCTCAGTAGCGCCCGACGGTCACCGGATCATCGGCTACGTGGGCCGGCTCGCTGTCGAGAAGCAGGTCGAGGACCTCGCAGTGCTCGCGGACCTGCCGAACACGAAACTTGTCATCGTTGGTGACGGTCCCCAGAAAGAAGCACTGCAAGCCGCGCTCCCCGACGCCCACTTCGCAGGTTTCCTCGGCGGAGAGGGACTGGCGCAGGCCGTCGCAGGTTTCGACCTCTTCGTCCACCCCGGCGAGTTCGAAACGTTCTGCCAAACCATCCAGGAAGCCATGGCATCGGGCGTTCCCGTGGTGGCGACTGGCCGTGGCGGCCCCTTGGACCTCGTGGAGAACTCACGCACCGGCTGGCTCTACGAGCCCGGGAACCTCACCCAGCTGCGCGGCTACGTGCAGGACTTGATCGGCGACGACGCCAAGCGCCGCGCATTCGCAACGGCAGCTACCGCTTCGGTTCAAGGCAGGACGTGGCCTGTTCTCAGCGCGGACCTGGTGCGTCACTACGACGAAGTCATTTCCGGTGTGCCCAGCGGAACGTCCGGGCCCAGCGAGTTCACCTCAAGCAAAGGACCCTCCTCATGA
- a CDS encoding excalibur calcium-binding domain-containing protein, which produces MAERTVEVPDVVGLTLDKATDQLKALGLKAEAKDVNDDKSIIVKKNWQVVSEDPVGKTNVAEGSTIKLGVKHLTDETPTPTPTPTQAPVPLVAPVAPVVEAPPVVVAPVAPPAPPVVEAQPAPVAPVAPPVVEAPPVEAPPAAVYYQNCTAVRNAGAAPIHSSQPGYGRHLDKDGDGWGCDK; this is translated from the coding sequence GTGGCTGAGCGAACTGTCGAGGTGCCGGACGTCGTCGGGCTAACCCTCGACAAGGCCACCGATCAGCTCAAGGCTCTTGGACTCAAGGCCGAAGCCAAAGATGTAAACGATGACAAATCAATCATCGTCAAGAAGAACTGGCAGGTGGTCAGCGAAGATCCTGTCGGTAAGACCAATGTGGCCGAGGGGTCGACCATAAAGCTGGGGGTCAAACATCTCACTGATGAGACGCCCACCCCGACACCCACTCCGACGCAGGCGCCGGTTCCCTTGGTTGCGCCAGTGGCTCCGGTAGTGGAGGCGCCGCCAGTCGTGGTGGCGCCGGTGGCTCCGCCGGCCCCGCCCGTGGTTGAGGCGCAACCGGCTCCCGTGGCTCCTGTGGCCCCGCCGGTTGTGGAGGCACCGCCTGTTGAGGCTCCGCCCGCAGCTGTCTACTACCAGAACTGCACAGCCGTCCGAAATGCAGGGGCGGCGCCGATTCATAGCAGCCAGCCAGGTTATGGACGTCACCTTGATAAAGACGGTGATGGCTGGGGCTGCGACAAATAG
- a CDS encoding MerR family transcriptional regulator, with amino-acid sequence MAASDGETAAEEYDGGLAASGADGTSGGGSDSRGVYAISVAAELVGTGQQNIRQYERKGLLTPDRTDGGTRRYSESDLATLRRIGVLLDEGLNLAGVKLVLELEAENRGLSEDNRGLVEHNRGLTEHNEELRADNRGLRKDLKRARGTTGVDE; translated from the coding sequence ATGGCAGCTTCGGATGGTGAGACTGCCGCTGAAGAGTACGACGGCGGTCTGGCGGCTTCCGGTGCGGACGGCACCTCTGGTGGCGGCTCGGACTCGCGCGGCGTCTACGCGATCTCGGTGGCGGCGGAGCTGGTTGGCACCGGGCAGCAGAACATCCGGCAGTACGAGCGCAAAGGCCTGCTCACCCCCGACCGGACCGACGGCGGCACTCGCCGGTACAGCGAAAGCGACCTTGCGACGCTGCGACGGATCGGGGTGTTGCTGGATGAGGGGCTCAACCTGGCCGGGGTGAAACTAGTGCTGGAGCTGGAGGCCGAGAACCGTGGGCTGTCGGAGGACAACCGGGGGTTGGTGGAGCATAACCGTGGGCTGACGGAGCACAACGAGGAGCTGCGGGCGGACAACCGCGGGTTGCGGAAGGATCTGAAGAGGGCGCGGGGGACTACCGGCGTCGACGAGTAA
- a CDS encoding Hsp20/alpha crystallin family protein, with protein MLMRTDPFRDFDRLAQQVFGTTARPAGMPMDAWQEDGQFVVAFDLPGVDPQTVDLDVERNVLTVKAERKSPAGENTEMIAAERPQGVFSRQLILGDTLDTDGVQASYDAGVLTLRIPVAEKAKPRRIEIQSNGQRQEINA; from the coding sequence ATGCTGATGCGCACTGACCCGTTCCGCGATTTCGACAGGCTCGCCCAACAGGTTTTTGGCACAACAGCACGCCCGGCCGGAATGCCGATGGACGCATGGCAGGAGGACGGACAATTCGTTGTTGCCTTCGATCTGCCAGGGGTGGATCCGCAGACCGTTGACCTCGACGTCGAGCGCAATGTCCTCACCGTCAAGGCCGAACGCAAGTCGCCCGCAGGCGAGAACACCGAGATGATCGCCGCCGAACGCCCCCAAGGCGTCTTCAGCCGCCAACTCATCCTCGGTGACACCTTGGATACCGACGGCGTCCAGGCAAGCTACGACGCAGGGGTGCTCACACTCCGCATCCCCGTAGCCGAGAAGGCCAAGCCGCGGCGCATCGAGATCCAATCCAATGGGCAGAGGCAGGAAATCAACGCCTAA
- a CDS encoding J domain-containing protein, with protein sequence MSTQPDHYATLHVSPDATAREITRAYRALLRTHHPDTRQRVDDGDTTSAADLQELHAIMQAYVVLSDPGKRAAYDRARRTPGGTGGTPVKVRFHRSGSTAPQREQSPLSFGPSRWDPSPRNLRSPRSNP encoded by the coding sequence GTGAGCACCCAACCTGACCACTACGCCACGCTTCACGTGTCGCCGGACGCGACGGCCCGTGAGATCACCCGCGCCTACCGTGCACTGCTGCGGACTCACCACCCGGACACACGCCAAAGGGTCGACGACGGCGACACCACCTCCGCGGCCGACCTTCAGGAACTGCACGCCATCATGCAGGCGTACGTCGTTTTGTCGGACCCAGGGAAGCGGGCGGCTTACGATCGTGCGCGCAGAACACCCGGCGGTACGGGCGGGACGCCCGTAAAAGTGCGCTTCCACCGGTCCGGATCCACGGCTCCCCAACGCGAGCAGTCCCCACTGTCGTTCGGACCGTCACGTTGGGATCCTTCACCCCGCAATCTGAGATCACCCAGGAGTAATCCATGA
- a CDS encoding DUF6350 family protein yields MKLRADQTGNRGLPMPLWLQGGLEAAQAAFISAIVVILPLVGVWATDGFQDRNVDSLARLAGQAWLLIHGVPLELAHVNLGTAAQPGSGLLSLIPLGLTLIPFLLAWRAGRRLARASYTDQLWQAFLGAFVVYASFGTATGFVCRTPEVVINLWFAMTIPLISFGLGMIVGARREAGSWSRLIGVDAVAWLAKTSQHSRWAGSYVGSALKAGFVAAMAAVCLAALLLAVTLVWHWTDIIAVYEGLKAGALGGAVLTIAQLGYLPNLVIFALSWSTGAGFSLGVGSTAGPLGTAVGPLPAVPVLGALPAGQFDAGAMALALPVVAGILAGWWFLREGENHFDEWLSIKIKARWFTATVSTLFLGAFVGAVAGLLGGALAWIARGSAGVGRLTEIGPHPLWMAVWLAAEVGIGVVIGYAVGPWLERSQKQREANLDEAAYDDEHA; encoded by the coding sequence ATGAAACTGCGCGCTGATCAGACCGGAAACCGTGGCCTCCCGATGCCCCTTTGGCTACAGGGTGGTTTGGAAGCGGCTCAGGCGGCGTTCATTTCTGCCATTGTTGTGATCCTTCCCTTGGTGGGGGTGTGGGCCACCGACGGGTTCCAGGACCGGAACGTGGACTCCCTGGCACGATTGGCGGGCCAAGCCTGGCTGCTGATCCACGGTGTTCCGCTGGAGCTGGCGCACGTCAACCTCGGCACCGCGGCCCAACCCGGCTCCGGGCTGTTGTCCCTCATTCCCCTTGGTCTGACGCTCATTCCGTTCCTGCTTGCATGGCGTGCAGGCCGTCGACTTGCCCGGGCCTCGTACACAGACCAGTTGTGGCAGGCGTTCCTTGGCGCGTTCGTGGTGTACGCGTCTTTCGGGACGGCCACCGGTTTCGTGTGCCGTACCCCGGAAGTTGTCATCAACCTTTGGTTCGCCATGACCATCCCGCTGATCTCCTTTGGCTTGGGCATGATCGTGGGCGCCCGGCGCGAGGCAGGCTCGTGGAGCCGGCTGATCGGCGTCGACGCCGTCGCTTGGCTCGCGAAGACCAGCCAGCATTCCCGGTGGGCGGGCTCCTATGTGGGTTCGGCATTGAAGGCAGGCTTCGTAGCTGCCATGGCCGCTGTTTGCTTGGCCGCGCTGCTCTTGGCCGTGACTCTTGTGTGGCATTGGACGGACATCATTGCCGTCTACGAAGGTCTGAAAGCCGGTGCCTTGGGCGGTGCGGTGCTCACCATCGCGCAGCTCGGGTACCTGCCCAATCTCGTCATTTTCGCGCTGTCCTGGTCCACCGGCGCTGGCTTCTCGCTCGGCGTCGGTTCAACAGCGGGTCCGCTGGGCACCGCCGTCGGACCTCTTCCGGCCGTCCCGGTTCTCGGTGCCCTTCCCGCCGGACAGTTCGACGCCGGAGCCATGGCCCTGGCGCTGCCGGTGGTGGCCGGGATCTTGGCGGGTTGGTGGTTCCTGCGCGAAGGCGAGAACCATTTTGACGAGTGGCTCTCCATCAAGATCAAAGCCCGCTGGTTCACCGCCACCGTTTCCACCCTTTTCCTGGGCGCCTTTGTCGGCGCTGTCGCGGGGCTCCTGGGTGGGGCGTTGGCTTGGATCGCCCGCGGTTCGGCGGGCGTCGGACGGCTCACGGAAATCGGACCCCACCCGTTGTGGATGGCAGTCTGGCTGGCCGCCGAAGTGGGCATCGGCGTCGTGATTGGCTACGCAGTGGGGCCGTGGCTGGAACGCAGCCAGAAGCAGCGCGAAGCGAACCTGGACGAAGCAGCGTACGACGACGAACACGCCTGA
- the purN gene encoding phosphoribosylglycinamide formyltransferase, protein MRIVVLVSGTGSNLQAVIDAVKSGELDVEIAAVGADRPDTYGVERSDEAGIETFVVNFNSFETRAEWDTALRDKVLSYKPDVVVSSGFMRIVSADFIDAFGGKYVNTHPALLPSFPGAHGVRDAIAYGVKVTGCTVHWADAGVDTGPIIAQEAVTVLPEDSEESLHERIKVVERRLLVQTLADLAAAK, encoded by the coding sequence ATGCGCATTGTTGTCCTCGTCTCCGGTACCGGTTCAAATCTTCAGGCTGTCATCGACGCCGTGAAGTCGGGTGAACTGGATGTCGAGATCGCCGCTGTGGGCGCTGACCGCCCCGACACGTATGGCGTGGAGCGCTCCGACGAAGCCGGAATTGAGACCTTTGTGGTCAACTTCAACTCGTTCGAAACCCGCGCCGAATGGGATACAGCCCTGCGCGACAAAGTCCTGTCCTACAAGCCGGACGTGGTGGTTTCCTCCGGTTTCATGAGGATCGTCAGCGCCGACTTCATCGATGCCTTCGGCGGCAAATACGTCAACACACACCCCGCGCTGCTGCCCTCATTCCCCGGCGCCCACGGAGTGCGCGACGCCATCGCGTACGGCGTGAAAGTCACCGGCTGCACAGTTCATTGGGCCGACGCCGGAGTGGACACCGGCCCCATCATTGCCCAGGAAGCCGTCACTGTTCTTCCCGAGGACTCCGAGGAATCCCTGCACGAGCGCATCAAGGTAGTGGAGCGCCGCCTGCTGGTCCAGACCCTCGCAGATCTCGCCGCCGCCAAGTAG